One stretch of Candidatus Bathyarchaeia archaeon DNA includes these proteins:
- a CDS encoding winged helix-turn-helix transcriptional regulator gives MNKKTTAAFTVLLVMLALSVSFAAAYSPNSVPQAATFQNMDNTQQQLSVTVPLVVGAGLQGNSTSPLNQPTRIEIYNYIKDNPGVHFRGICDKLHLSVGVVQYHLDVLQHAGLIDVFADGQNRRYFDPRTCTETNVALFSLLRHQTANKILTVLAQNGSVLHKDIACSLGITSQALSWQMKQLKETGLITSEKSGVNVRYSLSGTNVVALKCALVLTSSSRT, from the coding sequence TTGAACAAAAAAACCACCGCTGCCTTTACGGTTCTTTTAGTTATGCTTGCGTTATCGGTTTCCTTTGCTGCTGCTTACTCACCCAACAGCGTTCCTCAAGCCGCCACGTTTCAAAACATGGACAATACACAACAACAACTATCCGTAACTGTGCCTCTTGTTGTCGGCGCAGGGCTACAGGGTAACTCAACATCGCCGCTTAATCAGCCAACGCGAATAGAAATTTACAACTACATCAAGGACAACCCCGGAGTGCATTTCAGAGGCATATGCGACAAACTGCATCTCTCAGTCGGGGTAGTCCAATACCACCTTGACGTTCTCCAACACGCGGGTTTAATTGACGTTTTTGCGGACGGACAAAACCGACGGTACTTTGACCCCAGAACTTGCACTGAAACAAACGTTGCCCTGTTTTCGCTTTTGCGGCATCAAACAGCCAACAAAATCCTGACCGTTCTTGCCCAGAATGGCTCAGTTCTTCATAAGGACATTGCGTGCAGTCTGGGGATAACCTCGCAGGCACTCAGTTGGCAGATGAAGCAACTTAAAGAGACAGGGTTAATCACCTCTGAAAAATCCGGCGTAAATGTCAGGTACAGCTTAAGCGGGACAAATGTCGTTGCATTAAAATGTGCGCTTGTCCTCACAAGCAGTTCACGAACCTAA
- a CDS encoding metallophosphoesterase: MLIGIISDTHDNLPLVEKAVKRLNDEKVALVLHAGDFTSPFVIPKFKALNCKLIGVFGNNDGDHELLKKRFNETTNCEIHGRFTEVNAEGFKIALLHGDENELLHALTSRECFDAVVYGHIHSTVCKTNGKTLIINPGELCGYLTGKSTFALMDTEKREAEILEL, encoded by the coding sequence ATGCTCATCGGAATAATAAGCGATACCCATGACAATTTACCTCTTGTCGAGAAAGCAGTGAAACGCTTAAACGACGAAAAAGTGGCTCTTGTTCTACATGCAGGCGACTTCACATCACCATTTGTCATCCCCAAATTCAAAGCCCTAAACTGCAAACTCATCGGCGTGTTTGGCAACAACGACGGCGACCACGAACTACTCAAAAAACGCTTCAATGAAACAACCAACTGTGAAATCCATGGACGCTTCACAGAAGTCAACGCAGAAGGCTTCAAAATAGCGCTGTTACATGGTGACGAAAATGAATTGCTTCACGCACTAACCAGCCGTGAATGTTTTGACGCAGTAGTTTACGGACATATACACTCAACCGTCTGTAAAACAAACGGAAAAACACTCATCATAAACCCAGGCGAGCTATGTGGATACTTAACTGGTAAATCGACTTTTGCTTTGATGGACACCGAAAAACGAGAAGCAGAAATACTTGAACTGTAA
- a CDS encoding winged helix-turn-helix domain-containing protein, which translates to MNSNTTTTDTRKRRDKLVIMAEILEITKTGALKTQIMYKANLSFAQLTDYLSLLMQLGFLEKTTLNDNGKKGYIATKKGKDFLRQQQTIMGLVNDASVFGDGVKLTFTPKKNVDRRCENEK; encoded by the coding sequence ATGAATTCAAATACAACCACGACCGATACCCGTAAACGAAGAGACAAATTGGTGATAATGGCTGAAATACTGGAAATCACCAAAACAGGCGCTCTGAAAACCCAAATCATGTACAAAGCAAATCTTAGCTTTGCTCAACTCACTGATTACCTTAGTCTGTTGATGCAGTTAGGTTTTCTTGAAAAAACCACGCTAAACGACAACGGCAAAAAGGGGTACATTGCAACTAAAAAAGGAAAGGACTTCTTGAGGCAGCAGCAAACAATCATGGGTCTAGTTAACGATGCATCCGTATTTGGAGATGGAGTAAAGCTTACTTTCACTCCAAAGAAAAACGTGGATAGGAGATGTGAAAATGAAAAGTGA
- a CDS encoding M48 family metallopeptidase, giving the protein MATGAFAFKVETDVPPSYFGKLFDFIYTQYLNPQKQRYINLVRQTSPTTQKLSYTVVDLQGRYLIDVVIFANTQNINATITPLDPELPSQAIDEAKQDLTIVTKMFEEKARKATWYFAWREGEQIVPEKVKEKEKSFRRLFLETQILFFVVFIVLGMGLFIVVFTYYPDWFWIAPLALIGSQFILVFYSNRIIARTGDWTITEKNPIIHFLEYHLPVGTLGTLDDLKATSPQQLAAIKREVYEEILSKHGEIDCAQAEKVFNKHNVSCSEGTLSAKKVNVYELVKKVADKFGYKVPKIVVSNTMTPNAAASGPSPSRGIVLITTGALVQLDEPELISVLGHEFGHLKGRDPLILYGLTSAEFLFRFYVLFVFVPYIFVSFLFFVYFWAIMTGIFFIAKFFEARADLTSAIMMGQPKVMARALEKIGFQRLLFERTPSFRLQEWIGLDSHPPIYWRVARMENLEEPVKVRYPLIRSIKEVFKGFAETL; this is encoded by the coding sequence ATGGCAACAGGAGCTTTCGCTTTTAAGGTTGAAACGGATGTCCCACCAAGCTATTTTGGAAAACTGTTTGACTTCATTTACACCCAGTACCTAAACCCGCAGAAACAACGATACATTAACCTCGTTAGACAAACCTCGCCGACAACTCAAAAACTGTCCTACACCGTAGTCGACCTTCAAGGTAGATACCTAATTGATGTGGTTATTTTTGCAAACACTCAAAACATAAACGCCACAATAACCCCCCTTGACCCTGAACTTCCAAGCCAAGCCATTGACGAAGCAAAACAAGACTTAACCATAGTAACAAAAATGTTTGAGGAAAAAGCCCGCAAAGCCACATGGTATTTTGCGTGGCGCGAAGGCGAACAAATTGTGCCCGAAAAAGTTAAGGAAAAAGAAAAGAGCTTTAGGCGGCTTTTTCTTGAAACCCAGATACTGTTCTTTGTTGTGTTCATTGTTTTGGGTATGGGGCTTTTCATTGTTGTTTTCACTTATTACCCTGACTGGTTCTGGATTGCCCCCTTGGCGTTAATTGGATCCCAGTTTATTTTGGTCTTCTACAGCAACCGCATTATCGCACGCACGGGCGATTGGACCATAACCGAAAAAAACCCTATCATACACTTCCTCGAATACCACCTTCCAGTAGGCACACTGGGAACACTTGATGACTTAAAAGCAACTTCTCCTCAACAGTTAGCCGCCATAAAACGAGAAGTTTACGAGGAAATTCTCTCTAAACACGGAGAAATTGACTGCGCCCAAGCCGAGAAAGTCTTCAACAAACATAACGTCTCATGCAGTGAAGGCACTCTGTCAGCAAAAAAGGTTAACGTGTACGAATTGGTCAAAAAGGTCGCGGACAAATTCGGCTACAAAGTCCCCAAAATCGTTGTCTCAAACACTATGACCCCAAACGCGGCGGCATCAGGACCCAGCCCAAGCCGGGGAATTGTCCTCATCACAACCGGCGCTTTGGTACAGCTTGATGAGCCGGAACTCATAAGCGTGCTTGGACACGAGTTTGGGCACTTAAAAGGCAGAGACCCCTTGATTCTTTATGGGTTAACAAGCGCAGAATTTTTGTTCCGCTTTTACGTACTCTTCGTCTTTGTTCCCTACATCTTTGTGTCCTTTTTGTTCTTTGTTTACTTCTGGGCAATCATGACCGGGATATTTTTCATCGCCAAATTCTTTGAAGCAAGAGCAGACTTAACCTCCGCCATCATGATGGGGCAACCCAAAGTTATGGCGCGGGCACTGGAAAAAATCGGCTTCCAACGCCTTCTCTTCGAACGCACCCCAAGCTTTCGTCTCCAAGAATGGATAGGGCTGGATTCGCACCCACCCATTTATTGGCGCGTTGCCCGCATGGAAAACCTTGAGGAACCGGTCAAAGTAAGGTATCCCTTGATTCGAAGCATAAAAGAAGTCTTCAAAGGATTCGCTGAAACTCTGTGA
- the arsM gene encoding arsenite methyltransferase, translated as MKQEDIHKIVRNGYGKIAKQSETACCCGCGSSTNVSEQVGYSKEELQSVPKGADLNLGCGNPVALASLKLGETVVDLGSGGGLDCFIAAGKVGKTGKVIGVDMTPEMIERARRNQKTGEYTNVEFRLGEIENLPIADETADVIISNCVINLSPNKQRVFDEAYRVLKPKGRLMISDMVLLKEIPEAILRNVAAYVGCIAGAEKKESYIDQAKRAGFKEVQIVEEKAMPIEALITKETTAQILKELQMSLSEASEFFGAAVSIKLSATKPN; from the coding sequence ATGAAACAAGAAGACATTCATAAAATTGTACGTAACGGCTACGGAAAAATAGCCAAACAATCAGAAACAGCATGCTGCTGTGGATGTGGCAGTTCAACCAACGTCAGCGAGCAAGTTGGCTACAGCAAAGAAGAGTTGCAGTCTGTCCCTAAAGGTGCCGACCTCAATTTGGGCTGTGGAAACCCCGTAGCTTTGGCCTCACTAAAACTGGGGGAAACGGTTGTGGATTTAGGTTCAGGTGGAGGTTTAGACTGCTTCATAGCCGCAGGAAAAGTCGGGAAAACGGGCAAAGTAATCGGTGTAGACATGACCCCAGAGATGATTGAACGTGCACGCAGAAACCAAAAGACAGGTGAATACACCAATGTCGAGTTTCGATTAGGCGAAATTGAAAACTTGCCCATCGCTGATGAAACTGCAGACGTAATAATCAGCAATTGCGTCATAAACTTGTCACCTAACAAACAACGCGTTTTTGACGAGGCGTACCGTGTGTTAAAACCCAAGGGGCGCTTGATGATTTCGGACATGGTTTTGCTAAAAGAAATCCCTGAAGCGATTCTGAGAAATGTCGCAGCATACGTGGGGTGTATTGCGGGGGCAGAAAAGAAAGAGAGCTACATTGACCAAGCTAAGCGGGCCGGTTTCAAAGAGGTACAAATTGTTGAAGAAAAAGCCATGCCTATAGAAGCGTTAATCACTAAAGAAACAACAGCCCAAATTCTTAAGGAACTTCAAATGTCGCTAAGTGAAGCCTCAGAGTTTTTTGGAGCTGCCGTCAGCATTAAACTTTCAGCCACAAAACCAAACTGA
- a CDS encoding MFS transporter, producing MRKNFLDTVGTAPKKAFASTLLVANAFVWGFYSFRFLNLVTAASNLSNALEFTVRGLNFFGIVVAAIFGVYLVYHIKKRVVFLKSWMLTGIVLSLVPTVLDVSGFVTSAVFFTLVGLYFGFGMPVAFAYFAASTQTNNRSRLGGIIFFASFFCVFLLGALGITDITLNAFLLAAWQSIGFIITTFVKPEEQEINPNDQVPYSKILHNRPFLLYLIPWIMFIIINFLALPLVEQVFPELFQYIELIGTVLACFLALFFGFFADRVGRKRLAVLGFAMLGFGYASLGLFSGNIWGWWFFAVADGIAWGVFSIVFVMSVWGDLAQEKSSEKYYAIGFLPFLFSFFMQLLAPYVSLNVPNLAVFSFASVFLFIAVLPLAYAPETLNLKDREFRSYVEKAMQAKLQHEPDVATAKQ from the coding sequence ATGCGTAAGAACTTCTTGGACACAGTTGGCACTGCTCCAAAAAAGGCGTTTGCAAGTACCCTTTTAGTCGCTAACGCGTTCGTGTGGGGCTTTTACAGTTTTCGATTTCTCAATTTAGTAACTGCCGCATCTAACCTGTCAAATGCACTTGAGTTTACAGTCCGGGGACTAAACTTTTTTGGAATTGTTGTCGCAGCAATATTTGGCGTTTACCTTGTTTATCACATCAAAAAAAGAGTAGTTTTCCTCAAGTCTTGGATGCTTACTGGAATTGTCCTCTCTTTAGTGCCCACTGTTCTGGATGTCAGCGGGTTTGTTACCTCAGCGGTTTTCTTCACTTTAGTAGGACTCTACTTTGGGTTTGGTATGCCCGTTGCTTTTGCCTACTTTGCCGCCTCAACCCAAACCAATAACCGTTCACGACTGGGGGGAATAATCTTTTTCGCTTCCTTTTTTTGCGTGTTTCTTCTGGGCGCTTTAGGAATTACTGATATCACCCTGAATGCGTTTTTGCTGGCAGCTTGGCAAAGCATCGGCTTTATCATCACAACATTTGTTAAACCTGAAGAACAAGAAATCAACCCAAACGACCAAGTGCCCTACAGCAAAATCTTGCATAACCGACCCTTCCTGCTTTACCTCATTCCCTGGATTATGTTTATAATCATAAACTTCTTGGCGCTACCTCTGGTTGAACAAGTTTTCCCTGAACTCTTCCAATATATTGAATTAATAGGCACTGTTTTGGCGTGTTTTCTGGCTCTATTTTTCGGGTTTTTTGCAGACCGCGTCGGGCGCAAACGTCTTGCAGTTCTCGGTTTTGCCATGTTGGGTTTTGGGTATGCGAGTCTGGGTTTGTTTTCAGGCAACATTTGGGGTTGGTGGTTTTTTGCTGTAGCCGATGGAATTGCTTGGGGCGTTTTCAGTATCGTTTTTGTTATGAGTGTCTGGGGTGACTTAGCCCAAGAAAAAAGCAGCGAAAAATACTACGCCATCGGCTTCTTGCCTTTCCTGTTTTCTTTTTTCATGCAGCTCCTCGCACCCTACGTCTCTCTGAATGTACCCAATTTGGCGGTGTTTTCTTTTGCAAGTGTGTTTCTTTTCATCGCGGTTTTGCCTTTAGCGTACGCACCTGAAACCCTCAACCTCAAAGACCGCGAATTTAGAAGCTACGTCGAAAAAGCAATGCAGGCAAAACTGCAGCATGAACCCGATGTTGCTACCGCAAAGCAGTAA
- a CDS encoding alkaline phosphatase family protein, with product MKLLYIVIDGMGDLPNKDINNQTPLEAANTPNLDALAKNGKTGLMYSVRKGVAPESDVAVISLLGYDPFKYSTGRGIIEAVGAGVQLKNGDLALRCNFATMGNGTEIVDRRVARTLTTQEAIELSKAANNEIQLTSHPATFEFVNTLGHRAVLVIKHKTKPLSSKITNTDPAYSNVNGVGVAETNVDMHLKTCKPLDDSEEAQISADLVNEFTLKARELWENHPVNQKRAAEGKLKGNVVLSRDAGNQLPNFFSINERYGVDFAALADMHAESGIAKLAGMEASLLPPPSGDLEKDCTIRVQRLLEILPKHDCFYIHLKGPDEPGHDGNCHLKTSIISAIDEHFFGKLLPHLNLKETLFCITADHATPCILKVHSDTPVPVLISGGPVADEKLDKFCEKQCLQGSLGTLDFGYQLMPMLMGLLKNGAS from the coding sequence TTGAAACTACTCTACATAGTGATAGATGGCATGGGCGATTTGCCCAACAAAGACATAAACAACCAAACTCCCCTTGAAGCCGCCAACACTCCTAACTTGGATGCCTTGGCAAAAAACGGCAAAACGGGACTCATGTACAGCGTCCGAAAAGGTGTCGCCCCCGAAAGCGATGTGGCAGTTATTTCACTGCTGGGGTATGACCCCTTTAAGTACAGCACTGGACGCGGAATCATCGAAGCTGTAGGCGCAGGCGTCCAACTCAAAAACGGCGACTTAGCTCTAAGATGCAACTTTGCAACCATGGGCAATGGAACCGAAATCGTCGACCGCCGCGTTGCCCGCACCCTTACAACTCAAGAAGCCATTGAACTAAGCAAAGCCGCCAACAACGAAATCCAGCTTACATCTCACCCTGCCACATTTGAATTTGTTAACACTCTGGGTCACCGAGCAGTTTTAGTAATTAAACACAAAACTAAACCGCTCAGCAGCAAAATCACCAACACTGACCCCGCATACAGCAACGTGAACGGTGTAGGCGTCGCCGAAACCAACGTGGACATGCATCTAAAAACCTGCAAACCTCTTGATGACTCTGAGGAGGCTCAAATCTCCGCTGACTTAGTCAATGAGTTCACTTTGAAAGCACGGGAACTCTGGGAAAATCACCCTGTTAACCAGAAACGCGCCGCTGAAGGCAAACTAAAAGGCAACGTGGTTCTGTCCCGTGACGCCGGTAACCAGCTGCCTAACTTTTTCAGCATAAACGAACGCTACGGCGTAGATTTTGCGGCGCTGGCGGATATGCATGCGGAAAGCGGTATCGCTAAACTTGCAGGCATGGAGGCATCATTGCTTCCTCCTCCGTCAGGCGACTTGGAAAAAGACTGCACAATCCGCGTTCAGCGGCTTTTGGAGATTTTACCCAAGCATGACTGCTTCTACATCCACCTTAAAGGTCCTGACGAGCCGGGACACGACGGCAACTGCCACCTTAAAACCAGCATTATCTCCGCTATCGATGAGCACTTCTTTGGCAAACTGTTACCCCATCTAAACCTGAAGGAGACTTTGTTCTGCATCACCGCTGACCACGCAACCCCCTGCATCTTGAAAGTGCACAGCGACACCCCCGTGCCAGTGCTAATCTCGGGTGGTCCTGTTGCAGACGAGAAACTGGACAAGTTCTGCGAGAAACAGTGCCTTCAAGGCAGCTTAGGAACATTAGATTTTGGCTATCAGCTCATGCCGATGCTAATGGGGCTGCTTAAAAACGGCGCCTCATAA
- a CDS encoding DUF488 family protein, translated as MSGTSQFTVFTVGHSTRSIDEFLNLLKTYDVTLVVDVRAVPRSRHNIQFTKETLPESLKPAAIHYIHIPELGGLRRAKPDSENLAVEKSLRGYADYMQTKEFTEHLLELVALIQQNRVALMCAEAAPWRCHRSLLSDALVARGIKVQHILTETSSTTHELTPLANVEGTKVTYSLFVKEKTQKTLFDFNDGAT; from the coding sequence TTGAGTGGGACATCTCAATTCACGGTTTTCACAGTGGGGCACTCTACCCGCTCAATAGACGAATTCCTTAACCTCCTAAAAACGTATGATGTAACTCTGGTGGTTGATGTACGTGCGGTTCCCCGCAGCCGCCACAACATCCAATTCACCAAAGAAACCCTGCCTGAAAGCCTCAAACCCGCGGCCATCCACTACATCCACATACCTGAACTGGGAGGACTGCGCCGAGCTAAACCGGACTCTGAGAACCTTGCCGTCGAAAAGTCACTGCGTGGATACGCAGACTACATGCAGACCAAAGAGTTCACCGAGCACCTGCTAGAGCTGGTTGCGCTGATTCAGCAAAACCGCGTTGCCCTCATGTGCGCAGAAGCGGCGCCTTGGCGTTGCCACCGAAGTCTGCTCTCTGATGCGCTTGTGGCAAGAGGCATTAAAGTGCAGCATATCCTCACGGAAACCAGCAGCACCACTCATGAACTGACCCCCCTTGCAAACGTCGAAGGGACAAAAGTAACCTACTCCCTCTTTGTCAAAGAGAAAACGCAGAAAACACTGTTTGATTTTAACGATGGGGCTACTTAG
- the hgcC gene encoding HgcAB-associated protein HgcC, whose product MKQTASKECCKIDAVVTVDPKGQIVLPKNLREKANIQPSDKLAIIGVEQENQVCCIVLMKTESLEDTVKCKLAPILNGAFGNGDEKT is encoded by the coding sequence ATGAAGCAAACAGCCAGCAAAGAATGCTGCAAAATCGATGCAGTAGTAACCGTCGACCCTAAAGGGCAAATAGTGTTACCAAAAAACCTGCGCGAAAAAGCAAACATACAACCCAGCGACAAACTTGCAATAATAGGCGTAGAACAAGAAAACCAAGTTTGCTGCATCGTCCTGATGAAAACTGAGTCTTTAGAAGACACAGTGAAATGTAAGCTGGCACCAATCCTTAATGGGGCTTTCGGAAATGGAGATGAAAAAACATGA
- a CDS encoding HAD family hydrolase, whose product MPIKAVLFDMFDTLMLIKKDHAFYSPAVKGMHQFLYENGIQVPFATFRDAYIKARDQLYDEADLKMTEPHFDMRVKNALQALGYIKESESVLVQGATSVFCGEFMKYVTLDEEAPQTLKTLHDLYRLALVSNFAIPECVHRLLEQEGLNSLFDVVVVSAAVNCRKPNPDIFNLALRQLQASPSEAVFVGDTVDADVMGPKQVGMKTVYIERRPQKDLELHKPDQTVKTLKELPDVIGRL is encoded by the coding sequence ATGCCCATTAAAGCTGTCCTCTTTGATATGTTCGACACGCTTATGCTGATTAAAAAAGACCATGCTTTCTACAGTCCCGCCGTAAAAGGAATGCACCAGTTTCTTTATGAAAACGGAATTCAAGTTCCATTTGCTACGTTTCGAGATGCCTACATCAAAGCGCGTGACCAACTTTATGACGAAGCTGACCTAAAAATGACTGAGCCACATTTTGATATGCGCGTAAAAAACGCTCTTCAAGCACTTGGCTATATCAAAGAATCTGAAAGTGTTCTTGTACAGGGAGCAACGTCGGTTTTCTGCGGGGAATTCATGAAGTATGTAACCCTTGATGAAGAGGCTCCTCAAACTCTAAAAACTTTACATGACCTATATCGTTTGGCTTTAGTTTCGAATTTTGCCATTCCGGAATGCGTACATAGGCTTCTTGAGCAAGAAGGGCTCAACAGCTTATTTGATGTGGTCGTCGTTTCCGCTGCGGTTAACTGCCGCAAGCCTAACCCCGACATCTTCAACCTTGCTTTAAGGCAGCTGCAGGCTAGTCCTAGTGAGGCAGTTTTTGTGGGTGACACGGTGGACGCGGACGTGATGGGTCCAAAACAGGTGGGCATGAAAACAGTTTACATTGAGCGTCGACCCCAAAAAGACCTTGAACTCCACAAGCCCGATCAGACTGTAAAAACCCTCAAAGAGTTGCCTGATGTAATTGGGCGCCTCTAA
- the pyrI gene encoding aspartate carbamoyltransferase regulatory subunit — protein MNSTGVKGLAAVNKEVRVSKIKDGTVIDHIRSGYALDVVRLLGITGHEHQVVTIAINVPSKQLHTKDLIKIEGRALNRQEVNRIALIAPRATINIIRNYSVVEKQEVKLPTVIEDIVKCINPTCISNSNEPISPRFRVETEDPLLLKCHYCGYSLEKQDVLKQF, from the coding sequence ATGAACAGCACAGGTGTGAAGGGTTTGGCTGCTGTAAACAAGGAAGTTCGTGTCTCAAAAATTAAGGACGGAACCGTCATTGACCACATCAGAAGCGGTTATGCTTTGGATGTGGTGCGGCTTTTAGGAATCACGGGTCACGAGCATCAAGTTGTCACCATAGCCATAAATGTTCCCAGCAAACAGTTGCACACAAAAGACCTTATAAAAATTGAAGGTCGCGCATTAAACAGACAAGAAGTTAACCGTATTGCGCTTATTGCGCCTCGAGCAACCATAAACATCATACGCAACTACTCTGTGGTGGAAAAACAAGAAGTCAAGTTGCCCACCGTAATTGAAGACATCGTGAAATGCATAAACCCAACATGCATAAGCAACAGTAACGAACCTATCTCGCCACGATTCAGAGTGGAAACAGAAGACCCCCTGCTGCTCAAATGCCACTACTGCGGCTACTCACTTGAGAAGCAAGACGTGCTCAAACAGTTTTAG
- a CDS encoding YkgJ family cysteine cluster protein → MCSKCGLCCGDTNKKTRHILLLKKDTERIATYIQRPTETFATKNMGGRTPYVFQMRKKPKTGQCIFLQNNQCSIYSVRPLICRFYPFELTTNSEGIYVFRETQECPAISSPDAAEKTEPLGELFFEDLLKLARSEIEEENSETKTV, encoded by the coding sequence GTGTGCTCTAAATGTGGCTTATGCTGTGGCGACACAAACAAAAAAACACGACATATTCTTCTTTTAAAGAAAGACACAGAACGCATAGCCACATACATTCAAAGGCCAACCGAAACATTCGCGACCAAAAACATGGGTGGGCGGACACCGTATGTTTTTCAAATGCGGAAAAAACCCAAAACAGGGCAATGCATCTTCCTACAGAACAATCAATGCAGCATATACTCTGTTAGACCGTTGATTTGTCGGTTTTACCCCTTCGAGTTAACCACAAACTCCGAGGGCATTTATGTTTTCAGGGAAACCCAAGAATGCCCAGCTATTTCAAGCCCAGATGCCGCTGAAAAAACAGAGCCCTTGGGCGAGCTGTTTTTCGAAGACCTGCTAAAGCTTGCGCGTTCAGAGATTGAGGAGGAAAATTCTGAAACTAAAACTGTTTGA